Proteins encoded by one window of Agelaius phoeniceus isolate bAgePho1 chromosome 3, bAgePho1.hap1, whole genome shotgun sequence:
- the RRAGD gene encoding ras-related GTP-binding protein D, translating into MSQVPRKLPEEEEGDEEEEEEEEIVGLAGYADGAESFSDGDAESGGDEAFLDFNDPFSTEVKPRILLMGLRRSGKSSIQKVVFHKMSPNETLFLESTNKICREDVSNSSFVNFQIWDFPGQIDFFDPTFDYEMIFRGTGALIFVIDSQDDYMEALARLHLTVTRAYKVNPDINFEIFIHKVDGLSDDHKIETQRDIHQRANDDLADAGLEKIHLSFYLTSIYDHSIFEAFSKVVQKLIPQLPTLENLLNIFISNSGIEKAFLFDVVSKIYIATDSTPVDMQTYELCCDMIDVVIDISCIYGLKDDGTGTPYDKESMAIIKLNNTTVLYLKEVTKFLALVCFVREESFERKGLIDYNFHCFRKAIQEVFEVRMKVVRSRKHQSHLQKNKRPTPNGTPRMPL; encoded by the exons ATGAGCCAGGTGCCGAGGAAGCTGccggaggaggaagagggggacgaggaggaggaagaggaggaggagatcgTGGGCTTGGCGGGCTACGCCGACGGGGCCGAGTCCTTCTCGGACGGCGACGCGGAGAGCGGCGGCGATGAGGCGT TTTTGGATTTCAATGATCCCTTCAGTACTGAAGTTAAGCCAAGAATCCTACTCATGGGATTGAGAAGAAGTGGAAAGTCTTCCATTCAGAAAGTTGTCTTTCACAAAATGTCACCGAATGAGACTCTCTTCTTGGAGAGCACAAACAAGATCTGCAGAGAGGATGTTTCCAACAGCTCCTTTGTCAACTTTCAGATATGGGATTTTCCTGGGCAAATTGACTTCTTTGACCCTACGTTTGATTATGAGATGATTTTCAGAGGCACTGGAGCACTGATATTTGTTATTGATTCTCAG GATGATTATATGGAAGCATTAGCTCGGCTGCATCTTACTGTGACCAGAGCCTATAAAGTGAATCCAGATATCAACTTTGAAATCTTTATCCATAAAGTGGATGGTTTATCTGATGACCATAAGATTGAAACACAGAGGGATATTCACCAGAGGGCAAATGATGACCTTGCAGATGCTGGATTGGAGAAGATTCACCTCAG cttttatcTGACAAGCATATATGATCATTCTATATTTGAAGCATTTAGCAAAGTGGTACAGAAACTGATTCCACAGCTCCCAACACTGGAAAACCTGCTTAACATCTTTATTTCA AATTCTGGGattgaaaaagcatttttatttgatGTAGTCAGTAAGATCTATATTGCAACAGACAGCACTCCAGTGGATATGCAAACTTACGAGCTCTGCTGTGATATGATAGATGTTGTGATTGACATTTCTTGTATATATGG GCTTAAAGATGATGGCACTGGAACCCCTTATGACAAAGAATCAATGGCAATCATAAAACTGAATAATACAACTGTCCTTTATTTAAAAGAAGTGACAAAATTCCTCGCTCTTGTATGTTTTGTCAGAGAAGAAAGCTTTGAGAGAAAAg GATTAATAGACTACAATTTCCATTGTTTTCGAAAAGCCATACAAGAAGTATTTGAAGTAAGAATGAAAGTAGTAAGATCTCGAAAACATCAAAGCCAcctgcaaaaaaataaaagacccACTCCCAATGGGACACCAAGAATGCCACTGTAA